The genomic interval TTCCGACCCACGCGGCTAAAGGGGCTAAGGAGGCCGGGGGATTTAGCATCGGTTTTTCTCCTGCGGCAACTGAAGCTGAGCATTTACGTTCATACCGCTTGCCTATGGAATATTTGGATATGGTGGTCTTTACCGGTTTTAATTACGCTGGGCGTAATTTATTGTTGACTCGGGCAAGTGACGCAGTGATTACCGTTTGCGGGCGAATTGGCACCCTGAATGAATTTACTGTCGCTTTTGAAGATAATAAGGTTCAAGGCGTTTTGTTGGGCAGCGGCGGTATTACGACTGAAATTGAACATATTTTAAATGTGGCTAAGCGTGGCTTTGGTAAAGTTATTTTTGATACTGACCCTGAACGTTTAGTCAGAAAAGTGGTAAAAGCGATTAAGCGGGAAAAGCGGGAGGAGAAGCTAGCTATGAATCGTAAAAACCACAACCGGAATAAACGCTGATAATCTATGGCCCAAAAAAATTTGAGCGTTAAACAAATCAATTCTAAGGCCAATAATATCCGTAAAAATATTATTAGTTCATTAGTTAAAGCGGGTTCGGGGCATTCGGCCGGACCGCTTGGGATGGCTGAAGTTTTTGCCGCCTTGTACTTTAATGTTTTAAACCACGACCCTAAAAAACCTTGGCATCCAAACCGTGACCGCGTAATTTTATCGGCTGGGCACATTTGTCCGGTTTGGTACGCAACTTTAGCTGAAGCCGGATATTTTCCAAAATCAGAACTTCAAACTTTACGCCAATTAGGTAGCCGACTGCAAGGTCATCCGCATTATCGTAGCGCACCAGGCATTGAAAATGCCGCTGGGCCGTTGGGGCAAGGCATTTCCATTGCCGCCGGTATGGCCTTGGCCGGCAGAATGGATAACAAATCTTGGAAGGTCTTTTGCGTCATGGGTGATGGCGAACAGCAGGAAGGGCAAGTGTGGGAAGCGTTGTGGTTTGCTGGTAAAAATCGGCTGTCTAATTTAACCATAATCGTGGATCGTAATAACATCCAAATTGATGGCCATACCGAAGACGTCATGCCCTTAGAACCATTTGAAGAAAAATATGAAGCTTTTAATTGGCACGTGCTTTCTATTAACGGGCATAGCGTCAGT from Candidatus Buchananbacteria bacterium CG10_big_fil_rev_8_21_14_0_10_42_9 carries:
- a CDS encoding transketolase — translated: MAQKNLSVKQINSKANNIRKNIISSLVKAGSGHSAGPLGMAEVFAALYFNVLNHDPKKPWHPNRDRVILSAGHICPVWYATLAEAGYFPKSELQTLRQLGSRLQGHPHYRSAPGIENAAGPLGQGISIAAGMALAGRMDNKSWKVFCVMGDGEQQEGQVWEALWFAGKNRLSNLTIIVDRNNIQIDGHTEDVMPLEPFEEKYEAFNWHVLSINGHSVSEIINACEQADAMQEKPTMIIANTIPGKGVHFMEDRPEWHGKPPKLAEAKHALKHLRTLGGKIECHDYE